The Gemmobacter aquarius genome contains the following window.
AGTCGAGCCGAGGCGATTGAAAAAAAGGATTTCAGGAAGATTGACTCGTTCAAGGAATACTTGGAAAAAATTGGCGTGGAGGTGCGGTTTTCTGGAAAGGATGCAGAGTTAATTCGTGCAACAACCCGACCTGTTCGATTAAAAAGATTCCTCCAATTTGTCAAAGAGTTGGAGGAGAAGCATGACTGAACGCCTCTACCTTTTCGACACCACGCTGCGCGATGGCCAGCAGACCCAAGGCGTGCAGTTTTCCACACCGGAAAAGCACCTGATCGCCAAGGCGCTGGATGCTTTGGGGGTGGATTACATCGAAGGCGGCTGGCCGGGGGCGAACCCGACCGATAGCGAGTTCTTCGGCACCCGTGCCAGCACCCGCGCCACGATGACCGCCTTTGGCATGACCAAGCGGGTCGGGCGGTCGGCCGAGAATGACGATGTGCTGGCCGCCGTGCTGGATGCCGGAACGCCTGCGGTCTGTCTGGTGGGCAAGGCGCATGAATTCCATGTCCGCACCGCCCTTGGCTGCACGCTTGATGAAAACGTCGAAGCCATCCGCGCGAGTGTGGCCCATTGCGTGGCCAAGGGGCGCGAGACGCTGTTCGACGCCGAACACTTCTTCGACGGCTACCGCGCCGATCCCGCCTATGCGCTGACCTGCCTGAGCGCGGCGCTCGATGCCGGTGCCCGTTGGATTGTCTTGTGCGACACCAATGGCGGCACCTTGCCCGCCGAGGTGGGCCGCGTGGTGGCCGAGGTGGTGGCCGCTGGCATCCCCGGGAGCAGATTGGGCATCCATTGCCATGACGACACCGGCAATGCGGTGGCCAACTCGCTTGCTGCCGTGGATGCTGGTTGCCGCCAGATCCAGGGCACGCTGAACGGCTTGGGCGAGCGGTGCGGCAATGCCAACCTCACGACGATCATCCCGACGCTTCTGCTGAAAGACCCCTATGCCAGCCGTTTTGCGACCGGAATCGATCGTGCAGCCCTGTCCAGCCTGTTGCGCGTGTCGCGCCAGCTTGACGACATCCTGAACCGCGTGCCGCTGCGGTCGGCGCCTTACGTCGGCGCTTCGGCCTTTGCCCATAAGGCGGGGCTGCATGCCTCGGCGATCCTGAAAGACCCGACCACCTATGAACACATCGACCCCGCGCTGGTCGGTAACGAACGCATCATCCCGATGAGCAATCAGGCGGGCCAGTCGAACCTGCGCGCCCGTCTGGCCGCCGCCGGTATCACGGTCGATGCGAAGGACCCGCGCCTTGGCCGCATCCTCGACGTGGTGAAAGAACGCGAGGATCAGGGCTATGCCTATGACGGCGCGCAGGCCAGTTTCGAACTGGTCGCCCGCGCCGAACTGGGGCTGTTGCCAAACTTTTTCGAGGTCAAGCGTTACCGCGTCACGGTCGAGCGGCGCAAAAACAAGTACAACCAGACCGTCAGCCTTTCGGAAGCCGTGGTTGTGGTGAAGATCGGCGAGACGAAGATGCTGTCGGTGAGCGAGTCGATGGATGAGACCGGCACCGACCGTGGCCCCGTCAACGCGCTGGCCAAGGCGCTGTCCAAAGACCTCGGCCCCTATCAGGCCTGCATCGACGACATGCATCTGGTCGATTTCAAGGTCCGCATCACCCAAGGCGGCACCGAAGCCGTCACCCGCGTGATCATCGACTCCGAGGACAGCCAAGGCCGCCGCTGGTCGACCGTGGGGGTCAGCGCCAACATCGTCGACGCGTCTTTCGAGGCGCTGCTCGATGCGATCACGTGGAAGCTGATCCGCGACCACGGGCAGCCTGCATGAGTATCGACGCCTGCGCCGCCCTTGTAGAACGCGGCGATCCCGACCGTTTCGCCGCGACCATGGCAGCGCCCGTGGCCGCGCGGCCTGCGCTTTTCGTGCTTTACGCCTTCAACCTCGAAGTTGCCCGTGCGCCTTGGGTGACCAAGGAAGCGATGATCGCCGAGATGCGCCTGCAATGGTGGCGCGACATCGTCGAACAGGCGGGGCAGGGCGTCACGCGGGCGCATGAGGTGGCAGGCCCGCTTGCCGTGCTGATCCGCGAAAAGGGATTGCCCTTGGATGTGCTCGACCGTCTGGTCGAGGCGCGGCGCTGGGATGTCTATTCCGACCCGTTCGAGGATGAAGCGGCCCTTGACGCCTATCTGGATGACACCGCAGGGGGGCTGATGTGGTGCGCCGCCGTTGCCCTTGGCGCTTCCGCCGCCGCCGAGGCGCCCGTGCGCGCGCTTGGCTATGCTGCTGGCCTTGCGGCCTACTTGCGTGCCGTGCCTGCGCTGGAAGAGCGGGGTCGCCTGCCAATGGTCGATGGTCGTCCCGCCGCGATTGCCGGCTTGGCACGCAAAGGGCTTGCCCGTTACGCAGACTACCGCGCCAAGCGGCATCTGGTCCCGATCACCGCAAGACCTGCGCTTTTTGCCGGATATCAGGCGCGGGCGCTGTTGGAACAGGCGGCACGCCAGCCGCAGCGCGTGGCCGAGGGCACGCTTGCGCTTTCGGAATTCAAGCGCCGTTTCAGCCTGTTACGCGCGGCTTTCACCAAACAGGTTTAAGCTTGGCGCGCCGCAGGGCGCAGGGCCAGCCAGATCAGCGCACCGCCCGCCAGCACAAGGAAGGGCAGCATGGCAAGGTTCACCATCTGCCAGCCCGCATGCACCGTGCCGCCCGCGCAATTCATCAGCCCGCCCGACGAGAACGAGGCCATCGTCACCCCGCCGAACACCACCAGATCGTTCAACCCCTGCAAACGCCCCTTTTCCGCGGGCGTCTGCTCGGCGGTCAGCATTGTCGTGGCCCCGATGAAGCCAAAGTTCCAGCCCAGACCCAAAAGCGCCAGAGAAACGAAGAAATTGGTCAACTCGAACCCGCTCATCGCGACCGCTCCGGCCCCTGCCAGAATGGTCAGGCCCACTGCCACGATCTTCTCGGCCCCGAAACGGGCGATCAGATGGCCGGTAAAGAACGACGGCGCATACATCGCCAGCACATGGGCCGTGACCACATCGGCGGCATTGCCCTTGGTGAAACCGCAGCCCACCACCGCCAAGGGCGAGGAGGTCATCACAAGATTCATCAACGCATAGGACACGGTCGCGCAGATCATCGCCACCGCGATACGCGGAGTGCGGATCATCTGGCTGCGCGTGCGCCCCGTCGATTCGCCAAAGATCGGTGGCTTTGGCTTGGGAATCTTGAGCAGCGCGAAGAGGAAAATACCTCCGAGATTGAGCGCCATCACCGCAAGATAGGTGCCAAGGAACGGCACCACCATCGCGTCGGCCGTCACCTTGACCAGTTGCGGGCCGACCACGGCCGATAGCAGCCCCCCCGCCATGACCCATGAAATTGCCTTCGGGCGAAAGCTGTCCGATGCCGTATCGGCAGCAGCAAAGCGGTAGAACCCTTGGGCAGACATGTAGATGCCGGTGAACAAGGCGGCGATCACGAAAAGCCAGAAGTTTTGTGTGAGCAGCCCGTAAGCCCCGATCGCCCCGCCCGCAGCCCCGCCCAAGGCACCGATAGCAAAGCCCACGCGCCGCCCGTATCTTTGCATGATCGCCGAAAGCGGTGTTGCCGTCAGCATCGAGCCGATCACCGCAAAGCTGATTGGCAGCGTGGCCCAACAGGCATTGGGCGCAAGGCTCTGCCCCGCAAGACCCGCGATGGTAAAGATCATCGGCATCTGTGCGCCCATCACGGCCTGCGCCGCGACAAGGACCAGAACGTTTTGCTTGGCGAGCGTATCGGAGGGGGAATTTTGTTCTGACATGATCGCCATGTTTAGGCGCGTATCCCCGCACAGGGCAAGCCCCGGACTTGCACCCGTAACAAAGTCGACCCATGCTGCCGCCATGACCGGACGCATCCTGAAATCGACAGATTGCCTTGCCGAAGGCGCCGCATGGCTGGCCCGGCGCGAGCCGCGTTTTGCACTGGCCTTGCCTGAAACCGGCCTGCCGTGGCGGCAGCGCGAACAGGGGTTTCAGGCGCTGCTGGGCGCGATCGTCAGCCAGCAAGTCTCGGTCGCCTCGGCCCGCGCGATCTGGGCGCGGCTGGAAGCGGCGGGCATGTGCGACCCCGCCCGCCTTGCCCATGCCTCCGACGAAGACCTGCGCGCCTTGGGTCTCAGCCGCCAGAAGGCCCGCTACGGGCGCGAACTTGCCCGCGCAGGGCTAGACTTCGATGCGCTTAACGGTTTGCCGACCGACGATGTGATCGACACCCTTACCGCCGTGCCGGGCATCGGGCGCTGGACGGCGGAAATCTACGCCATGTTCGCCATGGGCCGCGCCGATGTCTTTGCCCCCGCCGACCTCGCCTTGCAGGAAGCCGCGCGCCTCCTGTTCGACCTGCCCGCCCGCCCCACGGAACGCCAATTCCGCACAATGGCTGTGGAGTGGAGCCCGTGGCGGTCGGTTGCGGCGCAACTGCTCTGGGCCTATTACCACAGCGTCAAATCACGCGAGGGCATCTGATGGCACGGGAATTGGGGTTC
Protein-coding sequences here:
- a CDS encoding DNA-3-methyladenine glycosylase family protein encodes the protein MTGRILKSTDCLAEGAAWLARREPRFALALPETGLPWRQREQGFQALLGAIVSQQVSVASARAIWARLEAAGMCDPARLAHASDEDLRALGLSRQKARYGRELARAGLDFDALNGLPTDDVIDTLTAVPGIGRWTAEIYAMFAMGRADVFAPADLALQEAARLLFDLPARPTERQFRTMAVEWSPWRSVAAQLLWAYYHSVKSREGI
- the cimA gene encoding citramalate synthase, whose amino-acid sequence is MTERLYLFDTTLRDGQQTQGVQFSTPEKHLIAKALDALGVDYIEGGWPGANPTDSEFFGTRASTRATMTAFGMTKRVGRSAENDDVLAAVLDAGTPAVCLVGKAHEFHVRTALGCTLDENVEAIRASVAHCVAKGRETLFDAEHFFDGYRADPAYALTCLSAALDAGARWIVLCDTNGGTLPAEVGRVVAEVVAAGIPGSRLGIHCHDDTGNAVANSLAAVDAGCRQIQGTLNGLGERCGNANLTTIIPTLLLKDPYASRFATGIDRAALSSLLRVSRQLDDILNRVPLRSAPYVGASAFAHKAGLHASAILKDPTTYEHIDPALVGNERIIPMSNQAGQSNLRARLAAAGITVDAKDPRLGRILDVVKEREDQGYAYDGAQASFELVARAELGLLPNFFEVKRYRVTVERRKNKYNQTVSLSEAVVVVKIGETKMLSVSESMDETGTDRGPVNALAKALSKDLGPYQACIDDMHLVDFKVRITQGGTEAVTRVIIDSEDSQGRRWSTVGVSANIVDASFEALLDAITWKLIRDHGQPA
- a CDS encoding MFS transporter, with the protein product MAIMSEQNSPSDTLAKQNVLVLVAAQAVMGAQMPMIFTIAGLAGQSLAPNACWATLPISFAVIGSMLTATPLSAIMQRYGRRVGFAIGALGGAAGGAIGAYGLLTQNFWLFVIAALFTGIYMSAQGFYRFAAADTASDSFRPKAISWVMAGGLLSAVVGPQLVKVTADAMVVPFLGTYLAVMALNLGGIFLFALLKIPKPKPPIFGESTGRTRSQMIRTPRIAVAMICATVSYALMNLVMTSSPLAVVGCGFTKGNAADVVTAHVLAMYAPSFFTGHLIARFGAEKIVAVGLTILAGAGAVAMSGFELTNFFVSLALLGLGWNFGFIGATTMLTAEQTPAEKGRLQGLNDLVVFGGVTMASFSSGGLMNCAGGTVHAGWQMVNLAMLPFLVLAGGALIWLALRPAARQA
- a CDS encoding squalene/phytoene synthase family protein, producing the protein MSIDACAALVERGDPDRFAATMAAPVAARPALFVLYAFNLEVARAPWVTKEAMIAEMRLQWWRDIVEQAGQGVTRAHEVAGPLAVLIREKGLPLDVLDRLVEARRWDVYSDPFEDEAALDAYLDDTAGGLMWCAAVALGASAAAEAPVRALGYAAGLAAYLRAVPALEERGRLPMVDGRPAAIAGLARKGLARYADYRAKRHLVPITARPALFAGYQARALLEQAARQPQRVAEGTLALSEFKRRFSLLRAAFTKQV